The following nucleotide sequence is from Gymnodinialimonas sp. 202GB13-11.
ACAAGCAAAGCCGTGCGATGCCGCCCCAGCCCAAGGTCATGTCAGCCCCCTGATGGCGACCGCCGTGACCATCATGCCAAGCACGTAAAGAGTCACGCCCGTGCCATTATACCAAGGCGCTTTGCCTTTCGGGTCGCGTAGCATCACGCGCATCGCGGCCAGTTGCAGCGCCAGCGAGACGCCGATGGCGAGCGCATAGAAGGGCAGGGACCAGTAGATCAGCAGCCCAATGACCACCGCTTGCGGAACAGCCATCACAACGCAGGCCAGCTTCGCCGCGCGCTCCGGCCCCATCGTCACAGGCAGGGAGTTCACGCCCATCTGGCGGTCCCCCTCCAATGCTTTGAAATCGTTGAGTGTCATGATGCCATGCGCGCCGATGCCGTAAAGCAAAGCCACAATGATCACCGGCAATGACGGTGCGCCTGCGGACAGCACCGCAGCCCCGGTGAACCACGGCAGGCTTTCATAGGATAGGCCTACCAATCCCGGCCCCCACCAGCCCGACCGCTTCAGGCGGATCGGCTCCACCGAATAGGCCCAAGCCGCAGCAATCGCCACCAGGGTCGCACCGAAGCCCCATGGCCCCAGCGCCAAGCCAAGCAGTGCCGCGAAGACCGACATGATCAACGCAATCCACAGACCCCAACGGCCTGGAATGCGACCCGATGGAATCGGGCGGTTGGGCTCGTTGATCGCGTCCACGTGTCGGTCACACCAATCATTGGCCGCCTGGCTCATCCCGCAGACAACCGGACCGGCCAGAACAACGCCAAGCCCGAGTACCAACCAATGTCCCGACGGCGCGACGCCAGCCGAGACTGCGCCGCACAGATACGCCCACATCGGCGGAAACCATGTGATGGGTTTCAGAAGCGTCAGAACGGCCCGCGGTTCGGGCAACGTTCGCGGCGTTTCCGATGTATTGAGGTCGGTCGTTACACTCATAGTGTCAGCTTAAGCTGACACCCTACGAGTCGGCAAGTGTAAAGGCAGGTTTACGCTTGATCGCTAGAGCTGTTGTCGTTCTTCGCCAGCAGCCCGTATTTGCGCAACTTCACGTAGAGGGACTGGCGCGACAGACCCAACATCTCGGCCGCTGCGACACGGTTATTATCCGTCAGCTCAACCGCCGTTTCGATGCACATTTTTTCGACCACATCCGTCGTCGCCGAAACGATGTCCTTCAACGGGGCTGATCCAACGAGATCCATGACATTGCGCATCGCATCATCTGACATCGGCGCAGGCCCCGGCAGGGCGCTGATCGGTTCGCGCACCACTTCCATCCGGCTTGTATCGCGGATGACAAACGCAAATCCGGCACGACCGCCGGTTGTCATGTGCGTGGCCGAAAGCTCCACGGAAAGCTGCGAGCCAAACTCGCCTTCCAGCCGTGTGGAATACAGGCGCATCTTCTTATTGCGCGCGGCGTTGTCCATCAGCACCTTCAGGTCGACAGATCCGCGAGCAAGGAAATCACCCAGTGATTTGCCTTTAACATCTGCAAGTTGCCCGGCATCGCACAGGCCAAGGAACGCATCGTTGGCAGACCTGATGACACCATGGGCGTCGGTAAAGACAACTGCGTCTGCGCCATCGCGGTAAAGCGCAGACAGAACCTGGCTTAGCTCGGCGGCGACCGTCTCGGAATTGCCTGCTGTCTCAATCCGGCACAGCAACGTCTTGTCGCCTGCGGCGCGGAACACCATCGGGTGCAAAACGACGTCTGCGTCAGACCGCCGGGTTTGAACGCTGACCGAGCGTGCAGTTTCATCACTGGCCGCAAGGACCAGCCCTTCGATAAACTCACCGCGCCGCTTGCCTTCGAATTCCTGTGTGAAGGCGGCACCAGTCAGCGCCTCCGTTTCGGCGCCCAGAATCTCGGCTGCAGAAGAGTTCAGATCAACGATACGCCCGGTGCCCACATCAACCAGAACCAGCGCATCGCGCGCGGCTTCCATGATCACGCGGTAGCGTGTCTCGTAATCGCGGTGTGTCTCGTAGTCCTTCTCGAGCGCCAGCTGCGCCTTCACGAGGCGATGCTGAAGCTCTGCGATGGGGCGCAGATCGCGTCCCAGCATAAGGATGATATTCTCGCGCCCGGTTTTGTGGAGCGTGTAGCGGATCGGGAACTCCCAATTCGCATTGTCGAAGTGGTTCACCTCGATCGCATCAACCTTGGCCTTTCCGCCGCTGCGATACGCCTCCAGCTGCGCCTCGATCTTGGGCATGCTGTCTTCGGCCATGAATTCGCGGATATCGCGATCTTTCCAATGGTCGAGCCGGCCCAAGGTCGGGTTTAGCGGGTTGGTGATAACCGAGTGAACCTTCCCCTCGGTGTCGAGGACAATTGCAAGATCCGCCGCCGTGGTGACGATCTCATTGAATTGCTCGGGCCCGATTGGGGGCGTCGAGGGTTGATCCCAAAAATCTGATCCGCGCGTGTTCATAGGAACCTACTTTCCGTCACAGATCGTTCCCCATCTTCATTCATGACTCGGCATCGTATTATGTGAGGGGTCTGCCCTCGCGATGTCCAAGCCACACTTCTCTAGCGCGTCCCTTACCGATACAGCGACGTGATCCACGCCTGTTGCCTGCTTCAGGTCACTGGCGGTTTCGACGAACGAACCGCCAAGCACCACAGGCGTAGCACGCGTTGCTGTAGTACGAATTATTTCCACCAATTCTCTTGCCGATGCAAGGGTTCTGCGACCGCCGATCGTCAATCCGACCATCACATATTGATGTTTTCTCAGCTCAAGCGCCGCCTGACGTGCATGTTGGTCCACGATGATGTCAACGGCATAGCCAAGCCGCCGGAATTGGTCAGCGGCAACAAACGTGCCCAAGGTGTGATCCTCGGGCCGTGGGATAATCAGCAATATGCGCGGCGCGTTCAGATGGTCAGCAGACACCGCGCCCATCGGCACAATGTCACGAGCGATCAGGGCGCGAACCGTTTCCTGTAAACGGGCCGATCCAATGCTGACCTCGGCAAAGCTCAAAGTGTCGTCTGCCCAACGCTGTCCGAGAATGCGCGCCACTTCGGGGATCACATGGTCAATGATCTCCGTGTCAGCGACGCCTTCATTACGCAGGTTCTGGATCGCGACGTGCCGCTCTTCTTCGTCTTCCGATAAAAATGCTTCGCACAGACGATCCATCCGAGCGCGAAGGCGGTCGGGCTGTTCTTCGTTCCGGCTCGCCAGAATGCGGATGGCTTCTCGCGCAAGACCGCGCACGTCAGGACCCGCCAGAACGGCGGGCTCGGTCGGTGTCGATCTGCGATCGTCGGCCATCGTGATGCCAAACCTTTGCTCACGAAACACGGAGTCCCCGTGCGGAATGCGCTCTTACGGGAGCCAGCCGTCGTGACAAGAGTGTCGCCGAGTCGGCATGCGAATGTCAAAGGAAATTGACACTGCAACGATCTGGCCGCCGCGTAAGCGCGCTTTTCCTATCAGTCACACCAAAAAAAGCCAAGAAAACTTGAGCGCAGCGCCACCTGTCAAATCCTGATGCGGTGCCGTAGAGGCTCGGTCAAAAGTGTAAGTTTAGATTGACACTATCGGGTTTACAGCCCTACCTTTTGGGAAGGGCCTGGAGGAATCGAATTCGAATGCCGAGCGACACCTTGACGGAGCTGCCAGCCAGGCAGCTTTACACAGCTGAGGAACGTGCAAGACGCGACGCCACCGTTTGGACCACGGTTCAAGGCGTCTTGGCGCCGTTGCAGTTCGTGGTGTTCCTCGTCTCTCTGGCCTTGGTGTTGAGCTATCTTTGGGCCGACATTGGCTACACCGCCGCAACCGCATCCATCATCCTGAAGACCGTGATCCTGCTGACGATCATGGTCACCGGTGCGATCTGGGAAAAAGTCGTTTTCGGCCAATGGCTTTTCGCCCCCGCGTTCTTTTGGGAAGACGTCTTTTCTTTTGCCGTGATCGCGCTCCACCTCACCTATGTCTGGGCGCTTCTGGCATCGTGGCCAGCCGACACACAGATGTGGATCGCTCTTGCGGCCTACGCGGCTTACGTCATCAACGCAGGCCAGTTTCTGTGGAAACTCCGCATGGCCCGCCTCGACGCGGAGGCACGCGCATGAACACCCCTACTTCCGTCCCTGCCACCACCTGCCGCGACGCTCCCATCCTCAAGGAACGTGGCCAGCGCGAGGTCTTCTGCGGCCTCACCGGCATCATCTGGTTGCACAGAAAGATGCAGGACGCGTTCTTCCTCGTCATCGGCTCCCGCACCTGCGCCCACCTCCTGCAATCCGCCGCAGGCGTGATGATTTTCGCCGAACCCCGCTTCGGCACCGCGATTCTTGAAGAGGGCGATCTGGCCGGCATGGCCGACGCGCATGAGGAATTGGACCGCGAAGTCGCCCGCCTCCTGTCACGCCGCCCTGACATCAAGCAGCTCTTCCTCGTCGGTTCCTGCCCGTCTGAAGTCATCAAGCTCGACCTCGCCCGCGCCGCTGAGCGCCTGACGCAAGTCCACGCCCCCCACGTCCGCGTCCTGAACTATTCCGGCTCAGGGATCGAGACGACGTTCACCCAAGGCGAAGATGCCTGCCTCGCCTCCATGGTCCCCGTCCTGCCCTCCACCGACCAGCGCGAACTCCTGCTCGTCGGCGCCCTGCCCGACGTCGTCGAAGACCAGGCCGTCTCCCTCTTGACCCAAATGGGCATCGGCCCGATCCGAGTCCTCCCCGCCCCGCGCACGGCTGAGACCCCCGGTATCGGCCCCAACACCGTCTTCGCCTGTCTCCAGCCGTTTCTCGGCGACACGGCCGCCGCCCTCACTCGCCGCGGTGCGCATCATATCCAGGCCCCGTTCCCCTTCGGCGAGGAAGGCACCACCCTCTGGCTCCGCGCCATCGCTGACGAATTTGGCGTGGACGACGAAACCTTCGCTCGCGTCACCGATGCCCCCCGCGCCCGCGCCCGCAAAGCGATCGCCAACGCGTCCGAGCACCTGAACGGCAAGACCATCTTCTTCCTGCCCGACAGCCAACTCGAACTGCCGCTGGCCCGCTTCCTCACCCGCGAATGCGGCATGGAAGCCATCGAGATCGGCCAACCCTACATCCACAAAGGCCTCGTCGGCCCCGACATGGATCTCATCCCAGCAGGCCCCACGATCTCCGAGGGCCAGGACGTCGACAAACAACTCGACCGCGTTCGCGCGGCGCGCCCGGACCTGACAGTCTGCGGCCTCGGCCTCGCCAACCCGCTAGAAGCCGAAGGCCTGACCACGAAATGGGCCATCGAACTCGTTTTCACCCCCGTCCATTTCTACGAACAGGCAGGCGACCTCGCAGGCCTTTTCTCGCGGCCAGTGCGTCGCCGGTCCCTCCTGAAATTGGAGGCTGCGGAATGAAACTCACCGTCTGGACATATGAGGGCCCGCCCCATGTCGGCGCGATGCGCGTGGCCACCGCCATGAAGGGCCTGCACTACGTGCTCCACGCCCCCCAGGGCGATACCTACGCAGACCTGCTCTTCACCATGATTGAGCGGCGCGATCACCGCCCGCCCGTCACCTACACCACGTTCGAAGGCCGTGACCTTGGCGAAGACACGGCGGGCATCTTCAAGGCCACCTGTCAGGATGCGTACGACCGCTTCAAACCGCAGGCGCTCATCGTCGGCGCCTCCTGCACCGCTGAGTTGATCCAGGATGACCCCGGTGGTCTGGCCGAGACGATGAACATTCCCGTCCCAGTCATTCCGCTCGAACTGCCGTCCTACCAGCGCAAGGAAAACTTCGGCTCGGATGAGACGTTCTACCAGATCGTCCGCCACCTCGCCGGGCCGATGGACCGCACGCCGGACGTCACCGTGAATCTCCTTGGCCCCCTCGCCCTTGGCTTCCGGCACCGCGACGACATCGAAGAAGTCAAAGGCCTGCTCTACGAAATGGGGATCGGCGTGAATGTCGTGGCCCCCTTCGATGCCACGCCCGAAGACATCACCCGTCTCGGGGCGGCGCACGCCAACATCCTCATGTATCCCGAACATGCTGAGGCCGCCGCACGCCATCTTGAGAAGACCTGCGGACAGCCCTACACCAAGACCGTGCCCATCGGCGTTGGCGCCACCCATGATTTCGTCAAGGAAGTGGCCCAAATTTGCGGTGTAGAGCCGAAAACAGACCTCTCTCGTCTGCGCCAGCCCTGGTGGTCCAAGTCCGTCGACAGCACCTACCTGACCGGCAAGCGCGTCTTCCTGTTTGGCGACGCCACCCATGTCCAAACCGCCGCCCGCATCGCCCGCGATGAGATGGGGTTCGAGGTCGTGGGCCTCGGCTGCTACAATCGCGAATTCGCGCGTCCGATCCGGGCGCTGGCCAAGGAGTTTGGCGTCCCGGCCCTGATCACCGACGACTATCTCGAAGTCGAACAGGCCATCGCCGATGCTGCGCCCGAGATGATCCTCGGCACCCAGATGGAGCGCCATATCGGCAAACGCCTTGGCATTCCCTGCGCCGTCATCTCCGCCCCCGTCCACGTGCAGGATTTCCCAGCGCGGTATTCCCCGCAGATGGGCTGGGAAGGCGCGAACGTGATTTTCGACACCTGGATCCATCCGCTTGTCATGGGTCTCGAAGAACATCTGCTCGCCATGTTCCGCGAGGATTTCGAATTCCACGACGAAGCCGGGCCAAGCCATCACGGCGGTCACAGCCCAAAACCCATCGAAGCTGCGAGGACACCCGACAGGGTGGAGGAGGGGCCGAGCGAAAGCGAAGCACCCGAAACCGGCTCCGACGTCATGGTCTGGCTCGCAGACGCCGAAAAGGAGCTCAAAAAGATCCCCTTCTTCGTGCGCGGCAAAGCCCGCCGCAACACTGAGAAATTCGCAGCCGATCAGGGCCTGCACGAAATCTCCCTCGACACCCTTTACGAGGCGAAAGCACACTTTGCGCGGTGACGACACGCATATCCCCGGATACCGGGTTGTGATCGTAACGCTCGATCACCACGTCGCAGGCCCTGCGGCGCGCGTGTCTGAACGCCTGTCGACCGAGTTTCCGGGCCTCAACGTCTCCGTCCATGCCGCCGCTGAATGGGCCGAGAACCCCGAAGCGCTGGAAGAGGCCAAACTGGCCGTCAAACACGGCGATATCATCGTCACCAACCTTCTCTTCATTGAAGAGCATATCAACGCCATCCTTCCTGACCTGAAGGCGCGTCGCGACCATTGCGACGCCATGATCGGCATCATCTCGTCGAAAGAAGTCGTCCAGCAAACCCGCATGGGTGAGTTGGACATGCAAAAACCGGCTTCCGGCCCTATGAAGCTGTTGAAGAAGCTGCGCGGCTCTAAGGAACCGTCTGCCAATTCCGGCGAAAAGCAGATGAAGCTGCTGCGTCGCCTGCCCAAGATTCTCAAATTCATCCCCGGCAAAGCGCAGGATCTCCGCGCCTGGTTCCTGACCATGCAATATTGGTTGGGCGGGTCCGACGACAACGTCGAACAGATGGTCCGCTTCCTTGTGGGTCGCTACGCCAGCGACGCCGCGTTCCGTAGCGCGGATGCCGCAGCACCCATCGACTACCCTGAGGTTGGCCTCTACCACCCCGACCTGCCCGATCATCACATCACCACCGACGCCACCGATCTTCCCCAACCGGAAAACCCAGTCGCAACCGTCGGCCTCCTGATGATGCGGTCCTACCTGCTGGCCTCCGACACCGCCCATTACGACGCCGTCATTCGCCAGATGCAGGATGCAGGCATCGCGGTTCTGCCCGCCTTCGCAGGTGGCCTTGATGGCCGCCCCGCAATCAGCGCCTATTTCGAAGGCGACAAGATCGACGCACTCGTTTCCCTCACCGGCTTCAGCCTCATCGGTGGACCCGCCTACAACGACAGTGCAGCGGCGGTCGAAGTGCTGAAGTCCCTCGACGTCCCCTATATCGCCGCACACCCGATCGAGTTTCAGACCCTTGGCCAATGGGCTTCCTGCGACGGTGGTCTGGGTCCGGTTGAGACGACAATGCTCGTCGCCCTGCCGGAAATCGACGGCGCCACCAACCCCACCGTTTTCGGCGGCCGCCACGGCACTGAGGGCTGCACCGGTTGCCACATGAGCTGCGAAGGTGTGTCCGACACCAAAGCCATGGCCCCGTGCCCTGAACGGATCATCTCGCTCGTCGAAAAGACCCGCCGCCTCGCCACCCTCCGCCGTAAGCAGAACGCGGAAAAGAAGCTCGGCATCGTCCTCTTCGGCTTCCCGCCCAACGCAGGCGCCATCGGCACCGCCGCCTATCTTTCCGTCTTCGAAAGTCTCTACAACACCCTGCAGAGCCTGAAATCACGCGGCTACGACGTCGACGTCCCTACTTCCGTCGATGCACTCCGCGACGCCGTCCTGCAAGGCAACGCCAAGCAGTACGGGCAAGAGGCCAACGTCGCCGCCCATGTCTCCGCCGACACCATCGTCGCCAACACGCCCCCCCTCGCGGCCATCGAATCCGTCTGGGGCCCCGCGCCCGGCAAGATCCAGTCCGACGGGCGCGGCGTTTTCATTCTGGGCCAGCAGTTCGGCAACGTCTTCGTCGGCGTGCAGCCCACCTTCGGCTATGAAGGCGACCCGATGCGCCTTCTGTTCGAGAAGGGTTTCGCCCCCACCCACGCCTTCACGCAATTCTACCTCTGGCTCCGCAACACGTTTGAGGCCGATGTCCTTTTGCACTTCGGCATGCACGGCGCGCTCGAATTCATGCCCGGCAAGCAGGCCGGCTTGGGCGCGCGCGATTGGCCGGACCGCCTGATCGGCGAGCTGCCCAACGTCTACCTCTACGCCTCCAACAACCCCTCGGAAGCCACCCTCGCCAAACGCCGCTCCAACGCCGTCACAATCACGCACCTGACCCCGCCGCTCGCCGCCTCAGGTCTCTACAAGGGCCTGGCCGAACTGAAGGATAGCCTTACACGCTGGCGCGCCCTTCCGC
It contains:
- the chlG gene encoding chlorophyll synthase ChlG, whose protein sequence is MSVTTDLNTSETPRTLPEPRAVLTLLKPITWFPPMWAYLCGAVSAGVAPSGHWLVLGLGVVLAGPVVCGMSQAANDWCDRHVDAINEPNRPIPSGRIPGRWGLWIALIMSVFAALLGLALGPWGFGATLVAIAAAWAYSVEPIRLKRSGWWGPGLVGLSYESLPWFTGAAVLSAGAPSLPVIIVALLYGIGAHGIMTLNDFKALEGDRQMGVNSLPVTMGPERAAKLACVVMAVPQAVVIGLLIYWSLPFYALAIGVSLALQLAAMRVMLRDPKGKAPWYNGTGVTLYVLGMMVTAVAIRGLT
- the ppsR gene encoding transcriptional regulator PpsR, which gives rise to MNTRGSDFWDQPSTPPIGPEQFNEIVTTAADLAIVLDTEGKVHSVITNPLNPTLGRLDHWKDRDIREFMAEDSMPKIEAQLEAYRSGGKAKVDAIEVNHFDNANWEFPIRYTLHKTGRENIILMLGRDLRPIAELQHRLVKAQLALEKDYETHRDYETRYRVIMEAARDALVLVDVGTGRIVDLNSSAAEILGAETEALTGAAFTQEFEGKRRGEFIEGLVLAASDETARSVSVQTRRSDADVVLHPMVFRAAGDKTLLCRIETAGNSETVAAELSQVLSALYRDGADAVVFTDAHGVIRSANDAFLGLCDAGQLADVKGKSLGDFLARGSVDLKVLMDNAARNKKMRLYSTRLEGEFGSQLSVELSATHMTTGGRAGFAFVIRDTSRMEVVREPISALPGPAPMSDDAMRNVMDLVGSAPLKDIVSATTDVVEKMCIETAVELTDNNRVAAAEMLGLSRQSLYVKLRKYGLLAKNDNSSSDQA
- a CDS encoding B12-binding domain-containing protein, translating into MRGLAREAIRILASRNEEQPDRLRARMDRLCEAFLSEDEEERHVAIQNLRNEGVADTEIIDHVIPEVARILGQRWADDTLSFAEVSIGSARLQETVRALIARDIVPMGAVSADHLNAPRILLIIPRPEDHTLGTFVAADQFRRLGYAVDIIVDQHARQAALELRKHQYVMVGLTIGGRRTLASARELVEIIRTTATRATPVVLGGSFVETASDLKQATGVDHVAVSVRDALEKCGLDIARADPSHNTMPSHE
- the bchF gene encoding 2-vinyl bacteriochlorophyllide hydratase, giving the protein MPSDTLTELPARQLYTAEERARRDATVWTTVQGVLAPLQFVVFLVSLALVLSYLWADIGYTAATASIILKTVILLTIMVTGAIWEKVVFGQWLFAPAFFWEDVFSFAVIALHLTYVWALLASWPADTQMWIALAAYAAYVINAGQFLWKLRMARLDAEARA
- a CDS encoding ferredoxin:protochlorophyllide reductase (ATP-dependent) subunit N, which produces MNTPTSVPATTCRDAPILKERGQREVFCGLTGIIWLHRKMQDAFFLVIGSRTCAHLLQSAAGVMIFAEPRFGTAILEEGDLAGMADAHEELDREVARLLSRRPDIKQLFLVGSCPSEVIKLDLARAAERLTQVHAPHVRVLNYSGSGIETTFTQGEDACLASMVPVLPSTDQRELLLVGALPDVVEDQAVSLLTQMGIGPIRVLPAPRTAETPGIGPNTVFACLQPFLGDTAAALTRRGAHHIQAPFPFGEEGTTLWLRAIADEFGVDDETFARVTDAPRARARKAIANASEHLNGKTIFFLPDSQLELPLARFLTRECGMEAIEIGQPYIHKGLVGPDMDLIPAGPTISEGQDVDKQLDRVRAARPDLTVCGLGLANPLEAEGLTTKWAIELVFTPVHFYEQAGDLAGLFSRPVRRRSLLKLEAAE
- the bchB gene encoding ferredoxin:protochlorophyllide reductase (ATP-dependent) subunit B; this translates as MKLTVWTYEGPPHVGAMRVATAMKGLHYVLHAPQGDTYADLLFTMIERRDHRPPVTYTTFEGRDLGEDTAGIFKATCQDAYDRFKPQALIVGASCTAELIQDDPGGLAETMNIPVPVIPLELPSYQRKENFGSDETFYQIVRHLAGPMDRTPDVTVNLLGPLALGFRHRDDIEEVKGLLYEMGIGVNVVAPFDATPEDITRLGAAHANILMYPEHAEAAARHLEKTCGQPYTKTVPIGVGATHDFVKEVAQICGVEPKTDLSRLRQPWWSKSVDSTYLTGKRVFLFGDATHVQTAARIARDEMGFEVVGLGCYNREFARPIRALAKEFGVPALITDDYLEVEQAIADAAPEMILGTQMERHIGKRLGIPCAVISAPVHVQDFPARYSPQMGWEGANVIFDTWIHPLVMGLEEHLLAMFREDFEFHDEAGPSHHGGHSPKPIEAARTPDRVEEGPSESEAPETGSDVMVWLADAEKELKKIPFFVRGKARRNTEKFAADQGLHEISLDTLYEAKAHFAR
- a CDS encoding magnesium chelatase subunit H, giving the protein MRGDDTHIPGYRVVIVTLDHHVAGPAARVSERLSTEFPGLNVSVHAAAEWAENPEALEEAKLAVKHGDIIVTNLLFIEEHINAILPDLKARRDHCDAMIGIISSKEVVQQTRMGELDMQKPASGPMKLLKKLRGSKEPSANSGEKQMKLLRRLPKILKFIPGKAQDLRAWFLTMQYWLGGSDDNVEQMVRFLVGRYASDAAFRSADAAAPIDYPEVGLYHPDLPDHHITTDATDLPQPENPVATVGLLMMRSYLLASDTAHYDAVIRQMQDAGIAVLPAFAGGLDGRPAISAYFEGDKIDALVSLTGFSLIGGPAYNDSAAAVEVLKSLDVPYIAAHPIEFQTLGQWASCDGGLGPVETTMLVALPEIDGATNPTVFGGRHGTEGCTGCHMSCEGVSDTKAMAPCPERIISLVEKTRRLATLRRKQNAEKKLGIVLFGFPPNAGAIGTAAYLSVFESLYNTLQSLKSRGYDVDVPTSVDALRDAVLQGNAKQYGQEANVAAHVSADTIVANTPPLAAIESVWGPAPGKIQSDGRGVFILGQQFGNVFVGVQPTFGYEGDPMRLLFEKGFAPTHAFTQFYLWLRNTFEADVLLHFGMHGALEFMPGKQAGLGARDWPDRLIGELPNVYLYASNNPSEATLAKRRSNAVTITHLTPPLAASGLYKGLAELKDSLTRWRALPPNAPEREDLEALIATQADAVDLQGDADTLWLTLLETEDALIPDGLHILGKPMGEAELQEHLRVMADTTEETRAKIADLLREQSEIQGLMRALEGRFIEPVPGGDLIRSPEVLPTGRNIHAFDPFRMPTAFALQDGAKQAQKLIDAADEMPRSVALVLWGSDNIKSDGGPISQALALLGAKPRFDEYGRLGGADLIPLTELGRPRIDVVMTLSGIFRDLLPLQTRMLAEAAYKAATADEPLDQNFVRAHALAYAEERGVPMEEAALRVFSNAEGAYGSNVNALVDSGAWGEEDELADAYEARKSFAYGIDGKAHKNAEMLQSALKDVDLAYQNLESVELGVTTVDHYFDTLGGISRAVKRAKGGTEAPVFIGDQTRGDGKVRTLQEQVALETRSRSLNPKWFEGLLKHGHEGVRQIEAQVTNTMGWSATTGQVDPWVYQRLSETFVLDEDMRRRLAALNPQASARMANRLLEAHERNYWQPDEATLAALQAGADELEDTLEGLNVAAE